Proteins encoded by one window of Candidatus Eisenbacteria bacterium:
- a CDS encoding VOC family protein encodes MRTQARGGARPSPIGDHLDAYLAVSGVRELHDELVGRGAPITKALEQRPWGARDFYVEDPDGYILCFLEAVT; translated from the coding sequence GTGCGCACCCAAGCTCGAGGCGGAGCGCGTCCATCGCCGATCGGAGACCATCTCGACGCGTACCTCGCCGTCTCCGGGGTCCGGGAGCTGCACGACGAGCTCGTCGGTCGCGGGGCGCCGATCACGAAGGCCCTCGAGCAGAGACCCTGGGGCGCGCGCGACTTCTACGTCGAGGATCCCGACGGCTACATCCTGTGCTTCTTGGAAGCCGTCACGTGA
- a CDS encoding GFA family protein, whose translation MTTYRGSCHCGRTRFEVDLDLDHVRSCDCSICRRRGALIHRVEADRLRLLTPLEDLTLYQWGTRTAEDYFCPTCGILPFRRPRHRTSKEMAGGVPEFSGWSINVRCLDGVDLDAVPVRRVFGSRL comes from the coding sequence GTGACGACCTATCGCGGCTCCTGCCACTGCGGTCGCACCCGATTCGAGGTCGATCTCGACCTCGATCACGTCCGGTCGTGCGACTGCTCGATCTGTCGGCGGCGGGGAGCGCTCATCCATCGAGTGGAAGCCGATCGGCTCCGGCTGCTGACGCCCCTGGAAGACCTGACGCTCTACCAGTGGGGCACGCGCACGGCCGAAGACTACTTCTGTCCAACGTGCGGCATCCTGCCGTTTCGGCGACCGCGTCACCGCACGTCCAAGGAAATGGCCGGGGGTGTACCCGAGTTCTCCGGATGGAGTATCAACGTCCGGTGTCTGGACGGCGTCGACCTCGATGCCGTTCCGGTCAGGCGCGTCTTCGGGAGTAGACTCTGA
- a CDS encoding methyltransferase domain-containing protein, whose translation MAAQARLIDPITRAFFQEAGLAGGMRVLDVGSGAGDVAFLAAELVGSAGEVVGVDRSPVALASARERAAARSLRNVSFHEGDPTAMTFERPFDAVVGRYVLQFQQDPAGMLRRLAAHLRPGGTIVFHELDWDGVRSAPPAPTYDRCCRWIGEVIRASGADNSMGAKLGSVFVAAGLQVPTMRLQAVLGSGVNCADAVQLAASVARTLLPAMEQFGVATAAEVGVDTLAERMVAEAVANGSAIIARSEIGAWSRV comes from the coding sequence CTGGCCGCGCAGGCGCGACTCATCGATCCCATCACGCGAGCCTTCTTCCAGGAGGCGGGGCTCGCCGGCGGCATGCGCGTGCTCGACGTAGGCAGCGGCGCGGGCGACGTCGCATTCCTGGCGGCGGAGCTGGTGGGCAGCGCCGGTGAGGTCGTCGGCGTGGACCGCTCTCCGGTCGCGCTCGCGTCGGCGCGAGAGCGCGCGGCAGCCCGGTCCCTTCGCAACGTGTCGTTCCACGAGGGCGACCCGACCGCGATGACGTTCGAGCGACCCTTCGATGCCGTCGTCGGCCGCTACGTCCTGCAGTTCCAGCAGGACCCTGCTGGAATGCTCCGGCGTCTCGCCGCCCATCTGCGGCCCGGCGGTACGATCGTCTTCCACGAGCTCGATTGGGACGGTGTCCGTTCAGCGCCGCCGGCACCGACGTACGACCGGTGCTGCCGTTGGATCGGCGAGGTGATTCGCGCGTCCGGCGCCGACAACAGCATGGGCGCCAAGCTCGGCTCGGTGTTCGTCGCCGCGGGGCTTCAGGTTCCAACCATGCGACTCCAGGCCGTGCTCGGGAGCGGCGTCAACTGCGCCGATGCCGTGCAGCTGGCGGCGAGCGTCGCGCGCACGCTCCTTCCGGCGATGGAGCAATTCGGGGTCGCGACCGCGGCGGAGGTCGGCGTCGACACGCTCGCCGAGCGAATGGTCGCCGAGGCCGTCGCGAACGGGAGCGCGATCATCGCGCGATCGGAGATCGGCGCGTGGTCCCGCGTGTGA